One window of the Thermomicrobiales bacterium genome contains the following:
- a CDS encoding creatininase family protein produces MTTNKPTRPTTPEVRLERLTGGPVEAGKFDKAILGLGATEYHGPHLPYGTDTVAAETWAEAVARELGNTLVLPTLAYGVSHHHLAWPWTLSLRPDTLSSVIVDIGESLLHNGITKLILVPAHDGNPAPAEMAARLLNQKHGMAVALVERVIGKAREMLAGQYDIDGDHAGRTEMSMVLYGAPETARHDLATTEKTQYVDLPVLLVDSFKGTVPKGFSGDAAAGSAEEGQAMTEAVVAILVPFLRELDARGWKRGTWMSRMED; encoded by the coding sequence ATGACAACCAACAAGCCGACCCGCCCAACCACCCCCGAGGTCCGGCTGGAGCGCCTGACCGGCGGGCCGGTCGAGGCGGGCAAGTTCGACAAGGCGATCCTGGGCCTCGGCGCGACCGAGTACCACGGGCCACACCTGCCCTACGGCACCGACACCGTTGCCGCCGAGACCTGGGCCGAGGCGGTCGCCCGCGAGCTGGGCAACACCCTCGTCCTGCCGACACTGGCCTACGGCGTCAGCCACCACCACCTCGCCTGGCCGTGGACGCTCTCGCTGCGCCCCGACACACTCTCCAGCGTCATCGTCGATATCGGTGAGTCGCTGCTGCACAACGGCATCACCAAGCTCATCCTCGTCCCTGCCCACGATGGCAACCCCGCCCCGGCCGAAATGGCCGCGCGCCTGCTCAACCAGAAGCACGGCATGGCCGTCGCGCTTGTCGAGCGTGTCATCGGCAAGGCGAGGGAGATGCTGGCCGGCCAGTACGACATCGACGGCGACCACGCCGGCCGCACCGAGATGTCGATGGTCCTCTACGGCGCGCCCGAGACCGCCCGCCACGACCTCGCCACGACCGAGAAGACGCAGTACGTCGACCTGCCGGTCCTGCTGGTCGACAGCTTCAAGGGCACTGTGCCGAAGGGCTTCTCCGGCGACGCCGCGGCCGGCTCTGCCGAAGAGGGCCAGGCGATGACCGAGGCTGTCGTCGCCATCCTCGTCCCCTTCCTCCGCGAGCTCGACGCGCGCGGCTGGAAGCGCGGCACCTGGATGAGCCGGATGGAGGATTGA
- a CDS encoding cupin domain-containing protein: MATLKIGAESAATTALDEWGTIGSALDGPMGIRGREVWVSPDKRVGTGIWECDAGRFRASFSGSGEFIQVVSGRMTCTAEDGTSVELGPGDAMTFPPGWAGEWHVHEPLRKLYCEFKPE; the protein is encoded by the coding sequence ATGGCAACGCTGAAGATCGGCGCGGAAAGCGCCGCAACAACGGCGCTCGACGAGTGGGGCACAATCGGCTCGGCGCTGGATGGGCCAATGGGTATTCGTGGCCGCGAGGTCTGGGTCAGCCCGGACAAGCGTGTCGGCACCGGAATCTGGGAATGCGACGCCGGCAGGTTCCGCGCCAGCTTCTCCGGCAGCGGTGAGTTCATCCAGGTCGTCAGCGGCCGGATGACCTGCACGGCCGAGGATGGCACATCCGTCGAGCTTGGCCCCGGCGACGCGATGACCTTTCCGCCGGGCTGGGCCGGCGAATGGCATGTCCACGAGCCGCTCCGGAAGCTGTACTGCGAGTTCAAGCCGGAGTAG
- the mscL gene encoding large conductance mechanosensitive channel protein MscL, with translation MKSIADEFRAFILRGNVLDLAVAVIIGAAFGAVVTSLVENILTPIIAAIFGKPDFSNLSFTINNSQVMYGAFLNAMIAFLLVAAAVFFFVIKPFNMINARRAKQAASDPTTRACPYCLTAVPLAATRCPACTSDLKAA, from the coding sequence TTGAAATCAATCGCGGATGAGTTTCGCGCGTTTATTCTGCGCGGCAACGTTCTCGATCTGGCCGTCGCGGTCATCATCGGCGCGGCGTTCGGCGCGGTCGTTACCTCGCTGGTCGAGAACATTCTTACGCCAATCATCGCCGCGATCTTCGGCAAGCCGGATTTCTCCAACCTGAGCTTTACGATCAACAACAGTCAGGTCATGTACGGCGCGTTTCTGAATGCGATGATCGCGTTCCTGCTGGTGGCGGCAGCGGTCTTCTTCTTCGTCATCAAGCCGTTTAACATGATCAACGCGCGGCGGGCAAAGCAGGCCGCGTCAGATCCGACTACTCGCGCTTGCCCCTACTGCCTGACCGCCGTGCCGCTTGCGGCGACCCGCTGCCCGGCCTGCACGTCCGACCTCAAGGCTGCCTGA
- a CDS encoding GIY-YIG nuclease family protein, giving the protein MGDKSRRRELRDQYRETPPEAGVYRIVNRVTGRALLGSSPNLPSIRSKLDFARSTGSAGVFDHRLRADVARYGIAAFDLEVLEVLDITPAMTRADILSDLAALEALVREQLDEGMLY; this is encoded by the coding sequence ATGGGCGATAAGTCGCGGCGCAGGGAGCTGCGGGACCAATACCGGGAGACGCCGCCCGAGGCAGGTGTCTACCGGATCGTCAACCGGGTGACGGGCCGAGCGCTGCTCGGCTCATCCCCCAACCTGCCGAGTATCCGCAGCAAGCTCGACTTCGCCCGCTCGACCGGCTCGGCCGGCGTCTTCGACCACCGCCTCCGCGCCGACGTCGCCCGCTACGGCATCGCCGCCTTCGATCTGGAGGTCCTCGAAGTCCTGGACATCACGCCCGCGATGACCCGCGCCGACATCCTCAGCGACCTCGCCGCGCTCGAAGCGCTCGTCCGCGAGCAGCTGGACGAGGGGATGCTGTACTGA
- a CDS encoding type II toxin-antitoxin system HicA family toxin, whose translation MRELSQRWPPLAGDKLPQLTARELIRALRRDGWHLERTRGSHQHFSHDYKPGIVTIPVHSGRDVPLLVVRSILKQANLTEEEFRNLL comes from the coding sequence ATGAGAGAGCTGTCACAAAGGTGGCCCCCACTGGCCGGTGATAAACTTCCACAATTAACTGCTCGGGAGCTCATCCGGGCATTACGTCGCGACGGGTGGCATCTGGAGCGAACCCGTGGTAGCCACCAGCATTTTTCTCATGATTACAAGCCGGGAATTGTCACCATCCCGGTACATTCAGGTCGCGACGTTCCCCTGCTAGTTGTCCGCTCGATCCTCAAGCAAGCGAATCTGACCGAAGAGGAGTTCAGGAACTTGCTATGA
- a CDS encoding M28 family peptidase: MADQSTVRDIEKYVLGEVWTSDEIYTNLRYICDDLGSRFGGSESEHQAGQFLLGKMKEYGLQNAHLEEFPVYTWERGTCDLTMLAPLERTFSAISMPFTGSGVIEGEMIDIGEGETADFERAGEAIRGKIILTAAETNKPGEVTLHRTDKFRLAVAAGAIGCIFVNKNPGMLHITGSLYAQNPQGPEDSDHEAAIPGIGINHESGSMIRRLAERGAVRMKIHTENKTYLSRSYNVIGDIPGQHPEEIVLMGGHYDGHDVAQGAADDGAGTLVGLEAGRVLAPFAGQMRRTVRVICFAYEELGLGGSWKHHERYLNGNEKLVIALNLDGAGREGTDQITVTGDETLTGWFRGLSGDLKHNMEVRNRVGTHSDHFPFFRAGFPTATLNTRDSTVGMIGRGYGHTEADTVDKVTLRGLQGGAATAARVAAYLATVEPFPVERRDMEVVIAELEKAGQGYHAHHWSIANRVL, encoded by the coding sequence ATGGCAGATCAGTCAACCGTTCGCGACATTGAGAAGTACGTGCTGGGTGAGGTCTGGACGTCGGACGAGATCTACACGAACCTGCGCTACATCTGCGACGACCTCGGCTCGCGCTTCGGCGGCTCGGAGAGCGAGCATCAGGCCGGCCAGTTCCTGCTGGGCAAGATGAAGGAATACGGCCTGCAGAACGCGCATCTGGAGGAGTTCCCGGTCTACACGTGGGAGCGCGGGACCTGCGATCTGACGATGCTGGCGCCATTGGAGCGCACGTTCTCGGCGATCTCGATGCCGTTCACCGGCAGCGGCGTCATCGAGGGCGAGATGATCGACATCGGCGAGGGCGAGACGGCCGACTTCGAGCGGGCCGGCGAGGCGATCCGCGGAAAGATCATCCTGACCGCCGCCGAGACGAACAAGCCGGGCGAGGTGACGTTGCATCGGACGGACAAGTTCCGACTGGCAGTCGCGGCCGGCGCGATCGGCTGCATCTTCGTCAACAAGAACCCGGGCATGCTGCACATCACCGGCTCGCTCTATGCGCAGAATCCCCAGGGTCCGGAGGATAGCGACCACGAGGCGGCTATCCCGGGCATCGGCATCAACCACGAGTCCGGCAGCATGATCCGGCGGTTGGCCGAGCGCGGCGCAGTGCGGATGAAGATCCATACCGAGAACAAGACGTACCTCTCGCGCTCCTACAACGTCATCGGCGATATCCCCGGCCAGCACCCCGAGGAGATCGTGCTGATGGGCGGCCACTACGACGGCCACGACGTCGCCCAGGGCGCGGCGGACGACGGGGCGGGGACGCTGGTTGGGCTGGAGGCCGGCCGGGTGCTGGCGCCGTTTGCCGGTCAGATGCGCCGGACGGTGCGGGTCATCTGCTTCGCCTACGAGGAGCTGGGCCTCGGCGGCAGCTGGAAGCACCACGAGCGCTACCTCAATGGCAACGAGAAGCTGGTCATCGCGCTCAATCTCGACGGCGCTGGCCGCGAGGGCACAGACCAGATCACTGTCACTGGCGACGAGACGCTGACCGGCTGGTTCCGCGGACTTTCCGGCGACCTGAAGCACAACATGGAGGTGCGCAACCGGGTCGGCACGCACTCCGACCACTTCCCGTTCTTCCGGGCGGGCTTCCCGACAGCGACCCTGAACACCAGGGATTCGACCGTTGGGATGATCGGTCGCGGCTACGGCCACACCGAAGCGGACACGGTCGATAAGGTCACGCTGCGCGGCCTGCAGGGTGGCGCGGCGACGGCGGCCCGGGTGGCAGCCTATCTCGCCACCGTCGAGCCGTTCCCAGTCGAGCGGCGAGACATGGAGGTCGTCATCGCCGAGCTGGAGAAGGCCGGCCAGGGGTATCACGCGCACCACTGGAGCATCGCCAACCGCGTCCTCTAA
- a CDS encoding phage holin family protein: protein MIHFIVRWLIIVASVWVAAWIVPGISIEDDRGVSAILIMAAVLAIVNLLVKPVLTALSCCLIVITLGLFLLVINTLTFWLASGIASDWFSAGFHVTDFWSAFFGGIIVSVVSWLMTAFIDDSWVR from the coding sequence GTGATCCACTTCATCGTGCGCTGGCTGATCATTGTCGCGTCGGTCTGGGTGGCGGCCTGGATCGTGCCGGGTATCAGCATCGAGGACGACCGTGGCGTCTCGGCCATTCTGATCATGGCGGCTGTGCTGGCGATCGTGAACTTGTTGGTCAAGCCGGTGCTGACGGCGCTCTCCTGCTGCCTGATCGTCATCACGCTCGGCCTCTTCCTGCTGGTGATCAACACACTCACGTTCTGGCTCGCCTCGGGGATCGCGTCGGACTGGTTCAGCGCCGGGTTCCACGTCACTGACTTCTGGTCCGCGTTCTTCGGCGGCATCATTGTCAGCGTCGTCTCATGGCTGATGACCGCGTTCATCGACGACAGCTGGGTGCGCTGA
- a CDS encoding hydantoinase/carbamoylase family amidase, with translation MTERIEVDPAVVEHYLTALAQFGAYGETGIWRLVYSPEWVAAQEQVQQWCREIGLTARMDGAGNVWGRIDGAEGGKSIVTGSHIDSQAPGGRFDGALGVVAALAAVRTLVERFGPPKRPLEVLSFCEEESSRFASTNFWGSRAITGVIGPDETETVVGFDGIPIGEAMRAVGLDPDTLPGVERYDIDTFIELHIEQGPILEQEGLPVGIVTAITGLRHYVVELTGRSDHAGARPMDTRRDPMPAAAEIITDVVTTALRFGRPAVTTIGNMRVEPNLPAAVPDKVTFMIDARHPDPEVRQRLFAKHERTIAEVAARHDIDVTWRVVADHDPAVSDPGVVATLEEAARTQGIPYRLMHSGAGHDTQRMAKKAKVAMIFVQSKDGRSHTPAEFTSIDHAVQGINVLTEALYRLAYE, from the coding sequence ATGACCGAGCGCATCGAGGTCGACCCGGCGGTCGTCGAACACTACCTGACAGCGCTGGCACAGTTCGGCGCATACGGCGAGACGGGCATCTGGCGGCTGGTCTACTCGCCGGAGTGGGTGGCGGCCCAGGAGCAGGTCCAGCAGTGGTGTCGCGAGATCGGGCTGACGGCCCGCATGGACGGCGCGGGCAATGTATGGGGCCGGATCGACGGGGCCGAGGGCGGCAAGTCGATCGTCACCGGCTCGCACATCGACTCGCAGGCGCCCGGCGGCCGGTTCGATGGCGCGCTCGGCGTCGTCGCCGCGCTGGCGGCGGTGCGGACGCTGGTCGAACGCTTCGGCCCGCCGAAGCGGCCGCTGGAGGTGCTGTCGTTCTGCGAGGAGGAATCCAGCCGTTTCGCCTCGACCAACTTCTGGGGCTCGCGGGCGATTACCGGCGTCATCGGGCCGGACGAGACAGAGACGGTCGTCGGCTTCGACGGCATCCCGATCGGCGAGGCGATGCGCGCCGTCGGTCTGGACCCCGACACGCTGCCCGGCGTCGAGCGCTATGACATCGACACGTTCATCGAGCTGCACATCGAGCAGGGACCGATCCTCGAGCAGGAGGGTCTGCCGGTCGGAATCGTCACCGCGATCACCGGCCTGCGCCACTACGTCGTCGAGCTGACCGGCCGCTCCGACCACGCCGGCGCCCGGCCGATGGATACCCGTCGCGACCCGATGCCGGCCGCCGCCGAGATCATCACCGACGTCGTCACGACCGCGCTGCGTTTCGGCCGGCCGGCCGTCACCACCATCGGCAACATGCGCGTCGAGCCGAACCTGCCGGCGGCCGTGCCGGACAAGGTCACCTTCATGATCGACGCTCGTCATCCCGACCCGGAAGTGCGCCAGCGCCTGTTCGCCAAGCACGAGCGCACGATCGCGGAGGTCGCCGCCCGCCACGACATCGACGTGACATGGCGCGTCGTTGCCGACCACGATCCGGCCGTCTCCGACCCCGGCGTTGTTGCGACGTTGGAGGAGGCGGCGCGAACGCAGGGCATCCCCTACCGGCTGATGCACAGCGGGGCCGGCCACGACACCCAGCGGATGGCGAAGAAGGCCAAGGTAGCGATGATCTTCGTCCAGAGCAAGGACGGCCGCAGCCACACCCCCGCCGAGTTCACCTCCATCGACCACGCCGTCCAGGGCATCAACGTCCTCACCGAAGCGCTGTATCGGTTAGCGTATGAGTAG
- a CDS encoding Uma2 family endonuclease, with product MTTTRHYTIDDLAAIEEPGRYDLIRGELLKMPPAGGDHSEIGVNLIYLLWGHVRRDEVGRVYGPDAGFLLARDPDVLLSPDAAFVRNDRLPPSGGRQGFLPLAPDVAVEIVSPSDRASAVDAKVAEYLRAGTQLVLVVQPELRSIAVWTPDQRARVYREADEIDFGDVLPGFRLRVSDVFA from the coding sequence ATGACAACGACGCGGCACTACACCATCGACGACCTCGCCGCGATCGAGGAACCGGGGCGCTACGACCTCATCCGCGGGGAGCTGTTGAAGATGCCACCAGCCGGGGGAGACCACAGCGAGATTGGCGTTAACCTCATCTATCTGCTGTGGGGACACGTGCGTAGAGACGAAGTCGGTCGGGTATACGGCCCTGATGCGGGATTCCTGCTCGCACGTGATCCCGATGTCCTGTTGAGTCCGGACGCAGCATTCGTCCGCAACGATCGACTTCCTCCCAGCGGCGGTCGTCAGGGCTTCCTGCCGTTGGCTCCGGATGTTGCCGTGGAGATCGTCTCGCCGTCGGATCGCGCGTCCGCTGTCGATGCGAAGGTCGCGGAGTATCTTCGGGCCGGCACGCAGCTCGTCCTCGTCGTCCAGCCGGAGCTTCGCTCAATCGCGGTCTGGACGCCTGACCAGCGCGCTCGCGTCTACCGCGAAGCGGACGAGATCGACTTTGGCGATGTCCTGCCGGGCTTCCGCTTGCGCGTCTCCGACGTGTTTGCCTGA
- a CDS encoding type II toxin-antitoxin system HicB family antitoxin — protein MNTTLLPPRRYSVIVTWDAESETWLANVPTLGIMTFGTTADEAFEMAEDAISGHLEALIARHLPIPVEDHPAEVRSLTVR, from the coding sequence ATGAACACCACGTTACTACCACCCCGCCGCTACAGCGTAATCGTGACATGGGACGCGGAGAGCGAGACCTGGCTGGCCAACGTGCCGACGTTAGGGATCATGACGTTTGGCACGACTGCTGACGAAGCTTTTGAGATGGCTGAGGATGCTATCTCAGGGCATCTGGAAGCCCTCATCGCCCGGCATCTTCCTATTCCGGTTGAGGATCACCCGGCCGAGGTGCGGAGTCTCACCGTTCGTTGA
- a CDS encoding DUF389 domain-containing protein has product MSEDQLRLARFALRYTVPSALASALVIATIHYLYTVGIRGSSISWYGVDSASFIQLYVPPAFLMPIVQGPIVLRRTLKARVAGSIDPPLESLDGVGWLRWGLGLGVIVGSVWATIVVGIAAVMASWLPGLHLSGASGLVFRILLTTAIALSVGVLCAQISVLLRVDDTFGLPAGVSSSGTGASSQRSRVGAPLARLQRLMDDRWRMRAEPEVLTRSEAAVYFSGAESFVYLRRFFILLTLSIALVVLGLQSNSAVVVVAGVIVAPLMTPIMGLTLALVTGRPRRQVETLALVMAATGFIFVMAWFVSSISPGHWLTSAILLDFTDPRLTDVLIALVAGAVGIYCLVHTESSLVLPGVAIGLSLEPPLAAAGMMMAQNRPDLVGSAFLLFLVNLAAILAAGSLVLVLSGFLPGLGGGALPRRVKVGLTVSVLMVVLLAIPLVQVSRQVWSSAREASVAKDVVTEWAAGTDLEIMSIRFSHDQVIVELTGTDEPPRTSVLADHLVDTLGRDVSIDVRIYPYIRYTRDSD; this is encoded by the coding sequence ATGAGTGAGGACCAGCTTCGTCTGGCGCGCTTTGCGTTGCGTTACACCGTGCCGTCTGCGCTCGCCTCGGCCCTGGTCATTGCGACGATCCACTATCTGTACACAGTGGGAATACGCGGCAGCAGCATCTCCTGGTATGGGGTCGATAGCGCGTCGTTCATCCAGCTCTACGTTCCTCCGGCATTCCTCATGCCGATTGTTCAGGGGCCAATTGTCCTTCGTCGCACGCTGAAGGCACGTGTGGCGGGGAGCATCGACCCTCCGCTCGAATCGCTCGATGGGGTTGGCTGGCTGCGTTGGGGGCTCGGTCTCGGTGTCATCGTCGGCAGTGTCTGGGCGACGATCGTCGTCGGTATCGCTGCGGTGATGGCAAGCTGGCTGCCAGGCCTGCATCTCAGCGGCGCGAGCGGCCTCGTATTCCGCATTCTTCTCACCACGGCGATTGCGCTAAGCGTCGGCGTTCTCTGCGCGCAAATATCGGTCCTGCTGCGTGTTGATGATACTTTCGGGTTGCCGGCAGGTGTGTCATCGTCGGGCACTGGAGCCAGTTCGCAGCGCAGCCGGGTCGGCGCGCCCCTGGCACGGCTGCAACGATTGATGGACGATCGTTGGCGAATGCGTGCCGAGCCGGAGGTGCTGACCCGCTCGGAGGCTGCCGTCTATTTCAGCGGCGCGGAGAGCTTCGTCTATCTGCGCCGGTTCTTTATTCTGCTGACTCTCTCAATCGCCCTGGTCGTGCTTGGGTTGCAAAGCAATTCGGCTGTCGTCGTCGTTGCCGGGGTGATCGTCGCGCCACTGATGACGCCGATCATGGGGCTGACGCTGGCACTCGTAACGGGGCGACCGCGGCGTCAGGTTGAGACACTGGCGCTCGTTATGGCAGCAACCGGCTTCATCTTCGTGATGGCGTGGTTTGTCAGCAGCATCAGCCCGGGTCACTGGCTGACGTCGGCTATCTTGCTCGACTTTACCGATCCACGGCTGACCGACGTGCTGATCGCACTTGTCGCTGGGGCAGTCGGAATCTACTGCCTGGTTCATACTGAGTCCTCACTCGTGCTGCCAGGCGTCGCGATCGGACTGTCGCTGGAGCCGCCACTCGCCGCCGCCGGGATGATGATGGCGCAGAATCGTCCCGATCTGGTCGGCAGCGCATTCCTGTTGTTCCTGGTTAACCTCGCCGCGATCCTTGCAGCGGGCTCGCTGGTCCTGGTGCTCTCAGGATTCCTCCCCGGTCTTGGCGGTGGAGCGCTGCCTCGTCGCGTGAAGGTTGGCTTGACTGTCTCTGTCTTGATGGTGGTTCTGCTCGCGATCCCGCTGGTCCAGGTGTCACGACAGGTCTGGAGTAGCGCACGCGAGGCCTCGGTCGCCAAGGACGTGGTGACCGAATGGGCCGCCGGGACAGACCTGGAGATCATGAGTATCAGGTTCTCTCACGATCAGGTGATTGTGGAACTGACTGGCACTGATGAGCCTCCACGGACGTCAGTGCTCGCCGATCATCTGGTTGATACGCTCGGGCGTGACGTGTCGATTGATGTCCGTATCTATCCATATATCCGGTATACCCGGGACAGTGATTGA